In one Anas platyrhynchos isolate ZD024472 breed Pekin duck chromosome 8, IASCAAS_PekinDuck_T2T, whole genome shotgun sequence genomic region, the following are encoded:
- the LOC101803809 gene encoding regulator of G-protein signaling 2 has translation MQSAMLLALRPGGRHSERGGRRRGELEEAEKGRMKRTIIKDWKKRLSYFLQNSSASSNVKASKGGKHHAYYRPSPEEARLWAEAFDELLANKYGLAAFRAFLKSEFCEENIEFWLACEDFKKTKSPQKLTSKAKKIYNDFIEKEAPKEINIDFQTKNTIAQNIQEATHTCFSAAQKRVYSLMENNSYPRFLESEFYQELCKKTPITGAAQGT, from the exons ATGCAGAGCGCGATGCTGCTGGCGCTGCGGCCCGGAGGGCGGCACTcggagcggggcgggcggcgccgcggggagctggaggaggcgGAGAAGGGCCGCATGAAGCGCACCAT CATTAAGGACTGGAAGAAGAGGCTGAGCTACTTCCTGCAGAACTCCTCTGCTTCCAGCAACGTGAAAGCCAGTAAGGGGGGGAAGCACCATGCCTACTACAG GCCTTCCCCTGAAGAAGCTCGGCTGTGGGCAGAAGCCTTTGATGAACTCCTTGCTAACAAAT ATGGTCTTGCTGCTTTCCGAGCCTTTCTGAAGTCTGAGTTCTGCGAGGAGAACATCGAGTTCTGGCTGGCCTGCGAGGACTTCAAGAAAACCAAGTCACCCCAGAAGCTCACATCAAAAGCAAAGAAGATCTACAATGACTTCATTGAGAAGGAGGCTCCCAAAGAG aTAAACATAGACTTCCAAACCAAGAACACAATCGCGCAGAACATCCAAGAAGCTACGCATACTTGCTTCAGTGCAGCGCAGAAGAGGGTTTACAGCTTAATGGAGAACAACTCGTACCCCCGCTTTTTGGAATCCGAGTTCTACCAGGAACTGTGCAAGAAGACACCTATCACCGGAGCTGCCCAAGGGACATGA